From Nitrospirota bacterium, a single genomic window includes:
- the uvrC gene encoding excinuclease ABC subunit UvrC, whose translation MQEKLATMPGKPGVYLFKDDQDKILYVGKAKVLKNRVRSYFQKAAGLDERKSAMMKSVADFEFTVTGNELEALILEANLIKQHKPRYNILLRDDKSYPYLKLTLDEKWPRLEVVRRIQKGNARYFGPYVPAGAMWETLSFIRNHYQIPTCRYSLEKRMRPCIQFQIRKCSAPCSGEVDHADYMQMIREVEFLLEGKNKKLIESLETKMTLLADEMRFEEAAIIRDRIRAIQSVSESQKVVSAELGDADVIGFFRQADITVFKLFFIRNGVMIGTRDFEQNHTTGEKDGYLFRNFIEQFYGREIIPAPELYCSKIPEDKALLAQWLSEKRGGSVRIMVPVRGIKRKLVSMAEENSQEIIKTRKADADPELMSEVASLLGLKKVPESIGAFDISNITGTSAGGAFVVWRAGAFDKSLYRNISMDTVKGPDDYAMMREMVRRTVKSIGEGQRAKGRYREGEETNEGEKELLSALPDLIIIDGGREHLHAALEVFDSLYFPPCQGGTEGGDNCRPVVIGLAKDPDRIFIKDRDEPILIDDSRPASLLLRRIRDEVHRFAIRYHRKQRAKRMFDSTLDSIYGLGRKRRFALLDRFGSIEAIKKASVEDIAGLKGFTKKLAEEVLKGLAGK comes from the coding sequence ATGCAGGAAAAACTTGCGACAATGCCGGGCAAGCCCGGTGTTTACCTCTTCAAGGACGACCAGGACAAGATCCTGTATGTAGGCAAGGCAAAGGTTCTGAAAAACCGCGTAAGGAGCTATTTTCAGAAAGCTGCAGGCCTTGACGAGCGCAAATCTGCCATGATGAAGAGCGTTGCAGATTTTGAGTTCACCGTCACAGGCAATGAGCTTGAGGCGCTCATCCTCGAGGCAAATCTGATCAAGCAGCACAAGCCCCGGTACAATATCCTGCTGCGGGATGACAAGAGCTATCCCTATCTGAAACTCACGCTTGATGAAAAGTGGCCGAGGCTTGAGGTCGTCAGAAGGATCCAGAAAGGGAATGCACGCTACTTTGGGCCCTATGTTCCTGCAGGTGCCATGTGGGAAACCCTCTCCTTTATCAGAAATCATTACCAAATCCCGACCTGCAGATATTCACTCGAAAAGCGGATGCGTCCCTGTATCCAGTTTCAGATCAGAAAATGCAGTGCCCCCTGCTCCGGTGAAGTCGACCATGCAGACTATATGCAGATGATCAGGGAGGTCGAGTTTCTTCTGGAGGGAAAGAACAAAAAACTGATTGAATCACTCGAAACAAAAATGACGCTCCTTGCCGATGAGATGCGCTTTGAGGAGGCGGCGATAATCAGGGACAGGATCAGGGCAATACAGTCAGTGTCAGAGTCCCAGAAGGTGGTTTCAGCCGAGCTTGGGGACGCTGATGTCATAGGTTTCTTCAGGCAGGCTGATATTACAGTGTTTAAGCTTTTTTTCATCAGAAACGGCGTGATGATCGGGACAAGGGATTTTGAACAGAACCATACAACAGGAGAGAAAGACGGCTACCTTTTCAGGAACTTCATTGAGCAGTTCTATGGCAGGGAGATCATCCCAGCTCCTGAGCTCTACTGTTCTAAAATTCCTGAAGACAAGGCTCTGCTTGCTCAATGGCTGTCAGAGAAGAGAGGAGGAAGCGTCAGGATCATGGTTCCGGTGCGGGGGATAAAGCGGAAGCTGGTGAGCATGGCAGAGGAAAACAGCCAGGAGATCATAAAAACCAGAAAAGCAGATGCAGACCCGGAACTGATGTCAGAGGTTGCTTCACTTCTGGGGCTGAAGAAGGTCCCTGAAAGCATCGGCGCCTTCGACATATCGAATATAACCGGGACCTCTGCCGGAGGAGCTTTTGTAGTTTGGCGGGCCGGTGCTTTTGATAAGTCACTGTACCGCAATATCAGTATGGATACAGTCAAAGGCCCTGATGACTATGCCATGATGAGGGAGATGGTCAGGAGAACGGTCAAAAGTATAGGCGAAGGGCAAAGGGCGAAGGGCCGCTACAGGGAAGGCGAAGAAACGAATGAGGGGGAAAAAGAGCTTCTGTCAGCATTGCCGGACCTGATCATAATTGACGGCGGGAGGGAACACCTGCATGCAGCACTGGAAGTTTTTGATTCCCTTTACTTCCCTCCTTGCCAAGGGGGGACTGAGGGGGGTGATAATTGTCGTCCTGTTGTGATCGGCCTCGCAAAGGACCCTGACAGGATATTCATAAAGGACCGGGATGAACCTATACTCATTGATGACAGCAGGCCTGCCTCCCTGCTGCTGAGGAGGATACGTGATGAGGTCCACCGGTTTGCGATCCGCTATCACCGGAAGCAGCGTGCAAAGAGGATGTTCGATTCAACGCTTGACAGCATCTACGGTCTTGGCAGAAAGAGGCGTTTTGCATTGCTTGATCGTTTTGGCAGTATAGAGGCAATAAAAAAGGCCTCGGTTGAGGATATCGCCGGGTTAAAGGGCTTCACAAAGAAGCTGGCAGAGGAAGTGCTGAAAGGGCTGGCGGGGAAATAG